The following proteins are co-located in the Bacillus pumilus genome:
- the nadA gene encoding quinolinate synthase NadA, whose amino-acid sequence MSMLDVLANQHSAMMPDEYKHRSYEEMKQRVLDIKRAFGSKLFIPGHHYQKDEVIQFADATGDSLQLAQIAADNQEAEYIVFCGVHFMAETADMLSKKNQHVLLPDMRAGCSMADMANMKQTDRAWEQLTDLFGDTILPLTYVNSTADIKAFVGKHGGATVTSSNAKKVLEWALTQKERILFLPDQHLGRNTAFDLGIPLEEMAVWDQVEEKLITDQPLHRIKMILWKGHCSVHEKFTVQNIEETRKRDRDIQILVHPECTHEVVRASDLAGSTKFIIDTIKQAPAGSKWAIGTEMNLVKRIIDQHPDKQIESLNPDMCPCLTMNRIDLPHLLWSLESIEKGEPVGLIQVNEEITKEALLALNKMLTIK is encoded by the coding sequence ATGTCCATGCTTGATGTACTAGCGAATCAACATTCGGCCATGATGCCAGATGAATATAAACACCGCTCTTATGAAGAGATGAAGCAGCGTGTGTTAGACATTAAACGAGCTTTTGGATCAAAGCTTTTTATACCAGGCCATCATTATCAAAAAGATGAGGTCATCCAATTTGCAGATGCAACAGGTGATTCATTGCAGCTAGCGCAAATAGCTGCTGACAATCAGGAGGCAGAATACATAGTGTTCTGCGGTGTTCACTTCATGGCAGAAACGGCAGATATGCTGTCAAAAAAGAATCAGCACGTCCTGTTGCCAGATATGAGAGCAGGCTGTTCAATGGCGGATATGGCGAACATGAAACAAACGGACAGAGCATGGGAACAGCTCACTGATCTATTTGGAGATACGATACTCCCGCTCACTTATGTCAACTCAACAGCTGATATTAAAGCATTTGTCGGCAAGCATGGCGGGGCGACCGTCACATCTTCAAACGCTAAGAAAGTACTGGAGTGGGCGCTTACACAAAAAGAGCGGATTCTGTTTCTCCCTGATCAGCATTTAGGGCGTAATACAGCCTTTGATTTAGGTATCCCGCTAGAAGAAATGGCTGTCTGGGATCAAGTAGAAGAAAAGCTCATCACCGATCAGCCGCTCCATCGCATCAAAATGATTTTATGGAAAGGGCATTGCTCCGTACATGAGAAGTTTACCGTTCAGAATATTGAAGAAACGAGAAAAAGAGATCGTGACATTCAAATCCTTGTCCATCCAGAGTGCACGCATGAGGTGGTAAGAGCTTCTGATCTAGCTGGTTCAACGAAATTTATTATTGATACGATCAAGCAGGCGCCAGCAGGAAGCAAGTGGGCGATCGGAACAGAAATGAATTTAGTCAAACGCATCATAGACCAGCACCCGGATAAACAAATTGAATCCCTTAACCCAGATATGTGTCCATGTTTGACCATGAACCGTATTGATCTGCCTCATTTGTTATGGTCACTTGAAAGTATTGAGAAGGGTGAGCCGGTTGGTTTGATTCAGGTCAATGAAGAGATAACAAAAGAGGCTTTGCTTGCATTAAATAAAATGCTCACCATTAAATAA
- the nadC gene encoding carboxylating nicotinate-nucleotide diphosphorylase — translation MERLQLKQMLTHFLKEDIGFGDVSADAIFEDKKGTAYIIAKQSGVLAGSPVIEMGYGLLSEQIQTELFFQEGDWIHSGAVLAQIRGTVNDLLKGERVILNILQRMTGIATLTHEAVQRLADPSITICDTRKTTPGLRMLEKYAVKVGGGKNHRFGLSDGVMIKDNHIAACGSIREAVEKARAYAGHMVKIEVEIESEAQLMAAIDAKADVIMFDNCSPAEVKRFKQMTPETILTEASGGITLETLPSYRGTGVDIISLGFLTHSAPSFDFSMNMEFSHKGGTTHVHA, via the coding sequence ATGGAACGTTTACAGTTAAAACAAATGCTCACTCATTTTTTAAAAGAAGATATTGGCTTTGGAGATGTATCAGCTGATGCCATCTTTGAAGACAAGAAAGGAACAGCTTATATCATCGCAAAACAATCGGGTGTATTGGCAGGATCACCAGTCATTGAAATGGGGTATGGCCTGCTGAGTGAACAGATTCAAACTGAACTGTTTTTCCAGGAGGGTGATTGGATTCATTCAGGTGCTGTACTGGCTCAAATAAGAGGCACAGTCAACGACTTGCTAAAAGGAGAACGGGTCATTCTGAATATATTACAGCGCATGACAGGAATCGCCACCTTAACACATGAAGCAGTGCAGCGATTAGCTGATCCGTCTATTACGATCTGTGATACGAGAAAAACGACACCCGGCTTGCGTATGTTAGAGAAATACGCAGTGAAAGTAGGAGGTGGAAAGAATCATCGTTTCGGCTTATCGGACGGTGTGATGATTAAAGATAATCATATTGCCGCATGTGGTTCTATCCGTGAAGCTGTAGAAAAAGCAAGAGCATACGCCGGTCATATGGTGAAAATTGAAGTGGAAATTGAATCAGAAGCACAGCTCATGGCAGCCATAGATGCAAAAGCAGATGTCATCATGTTTGACAACTGCTCCCCCGCCGAAGTAAAGCGTTTTAAACAAATGACACCAGAGACGATCCTGACAGAGGCATCAGGAGGCATCACATTAGAGACATTACCAAGCTACCGGGGGACAGGTGTAGACATCATTTCGCTTGGTTTTCTGACACATTCTGCTCCATCATTCGATTTTAGTATGAATATGGAATTCAGCCATAAAGGGGGAACGACTCATGTCCATGCTTGA
- the nadB gene encoding L-aspartate oxidase, whose translation MSLLKKVIVVGSGIAALSFAKTISENCQVIMMTKKQFSSSNSMLAQGGIAAAFAAHDSVDLHVQDTLAAGCDHNDDQIVQEIVCLGKRLVKQLEAEGCPFDRNEAGMPQLGKEGAHTRNRILHGGGDQTGKTLVQFLKSQLGSHIHLYEYHHVIDLLNHEGKCVGVVWKDEKGHVHTMTADAVVLSTGGCGSLYETNTNDSSVTGDGLMMAYRAGAQLADLEFVQFHPTLLTIAGKAVGLVSEAVRGEGAYLEDETGRRIMKGIHPQTDLAPRDVVARAIFHEQQLGHHLYLNIHDIPHFSIRFPAIDAMCQRAGVDMASGRLPVSPGMHFLMGGIKVNEYGETTVQSLFAIGEAACTGLHGANRLASNSLLEGLVLGSKAARRIEQLPKLQKTIPSLSIQEVWSVPTMSEAQLRKWMTAYAAIVRDEKGLQTLLDELEQVSFQQINVKDITNKQIELSNQWALATCLVKSALLRTESRGSHYRMDYPKRNDALWRGKQIVHEKGHIHIMKNERIGAKWNVYS comes from the coding sequence GTGTCATTACTTAAAAAAGTCATTGTGGTGGGATCAGGCATTGCAGCGCTTTCCTTTGCGAAAACCATATCAGAAAACTGCCAAGTCATCATGATGACAAAAAAACAATTTTCCTCTAGTAATTCCATGCTTGCACAAGGAGGAATCGCTGCTGCCTTTGCAGCACATGATTCAGTTGATCTACATGTGCAAGACACGCTAGCTGCTGGCTGTGATCATAATGATGACCAGATCGTACAGGAGATCGTGTGTCTTGGAAAACGCCTTGTGAAGCAGCTTGAAGCAGAAGGCTGTCCATTTGATCGGAATGAAGCGGGAATGCCGCAGTTAGGTAAAGAGGGGGCACACACCCGTAATCGCATTTTGCATGGAGGAGGAGATCAAACAGGTAAAACCCTCGTGCAGTTTCTGAAAAGTCAGCTTGGCTCACATATTCATTTATACGAATATCATCATGTCATTGATCTATTAAATCATGAAGGGAAATGTGTCGGTGTTGTGTGGAAAGATGAGAAAGGACACGTACATACCATGACCGCAGATGCAGTGGTTTTATCCACTGGTGGCTGCGGATCTCTATATGAGACAAACACAAATGATTCTTCTGTAACAGGAGACGGACTGATGATGGCCTACCGAGCCGGAGCACAATTAGCGGATCTTGAATTTGTTCAATTTCATCCGACCCTTTTGACGATCGCTGGAAAAGCAGTCGGTCTTGTTTCAGAAGCAGTGCGAGGGGAGGGAGCTTATTTAGAAGATGAAACAGGCAGGCGTATCATGAAAGGGATTCATCCACAGACAGATTTAGCTCCTAGAGATGTGGTCGCTAGAGCTATTTTTCATGAGCAGCAATTAGGTCATCATCTGTATCTCAACATCCATGATATTCCGCATTTTTCTATTCGTTTTCCAGCGATTGATGCGATGTGTCAGCGGGCGGGAGTCGATATGGCAAGCGGCCGGCTGCCAGTTTCTCCTGGTATGCATTTTTTAATGGGCGGAATCAAGGTCAATGAATATGGAGAAACGACCGTTCAATCGCTTTTTGCCATCGGTGAAGCGGCTTGTACAGGTTTACATGGCGCCAATCGACTGGCAAGTAATTCTCTTCTGGAAGGTCTCGTTTTAGGAAGCAAAGCGGCCAGACGAATTGAGCAATTGCCAAAACTGCAAAAAACAATCCCATCTCTTTCAATACAAGAAGTATGGTCTGTCCCGACTATGTCAGAGGCTCAGCTTAGAAAATGGATGACAGCATATGCCGCGATTGTTAGAGATGAAAAAGGCTTGCAGACCTTACTCGATGAATTAGAACAAGTCTCTTTTCAGCAAATCAATGTGAAGGATATCACAAATAAACAGATTGAATTAAGCAATCAATGGGCATTAGCGACTTGCCTTGTTAAGTCTGCATTACTCCGTACAGAAAGCAGGGGCAGCCATTATCGAATGGATTATCCAAAGCGGAATGATGCCTTGTGGCGAGGGAAACAGATTGTGCATGAAAAAGGCCACATTCACATCATGAAAAATGAAAGGATCGGTGCCAAATGGAACGTTTACAGTTAA
- a CDS encoding IscS subfamily cysteine desulfurase, producing the protein MVYLDYAASTPVSEEALHVFQQLSKDCYGNASSLHDAGGRANDILTYSRQSLATMLKGEPDGIYFTSGGTESNILAIQSIMNGLPAHKQHVITTSVEHPSVHHAVNALQRLGVKVTIIEPNEEGIITKEILKQALLPETGLVSIQHANSETGIIQPLAQLALLLKERHIFFHTDAVQTFGKIRVSIKELGVDAMSISSHKVYAPKGAGAVYMGAHVPWKPVYAGAVQENGLRPGTVNVPCIGAFAAASEQMMLQLDEQHKRDEQLRDYFLEQIKKRQLPVRTLQDNNNYRMLPHIIGCFFEGFEGQYVMLACNRHGICISTGSACASGYHHPSPAVKALHVSDRDALQFIRISFGRRSSTDDIDQLLHTFENLQKEKKGA; encoded by the coding sequence TTGGTCTATTTAGATTATGCAGCTTCTACACCCGTTTCTGAAGAAGCTCTACATGTATTCCAACAGCTAAGCAAAGATTGCTACGGGAATGCAAGCAGCCTTCATGATGCAGGGGGAAGAGCAAATGACATATTGACTTACAGCAGACAATCACTCGCTACGATGCTTAAGGGCGAACCAGACGGCATCTACTTTACAAGTGGCGGAACTGAATCCAATATCCTTGCGATTCAATCGATCATGAACGGGCTGCCCGCACATAAACAGCATGTCATTACCACATCAGTAGAACACCCTTCCGTTCATCACGCGGTTAACGCCTTGCAACGCCTCGGCGTGAAGGTCACGATCATAGAACCGAATGAAGAAGGGATCATCACAAAGGAGATTCTCAAACAAGCTTTATTGCCTGAAACAGGACTAGTATCCATCCAGCATGCAAACTCAGAAACAGGGATTATCCAGCCATTGGCTCAATTAGCGCTTCTTTTAAAGGAAAGACACATTTTTTTTCATACAGATGCTGTGCAAACATTCGGGAAAATTCGTGTGTCCATTAAGGAGCTCGGGGTCGATGCCATGTCCATCTCTAGTCATAAAGTGTATGCACCTAAGGGCGCTGGAGCTGTCTATATGGGTGCACATGTCCCTTGGAAGCCTGTATATGCAGGTGCAGTTCAGGAAAATGGCTTACGACCTGGAACTGTGAACGTTCCGTGTATCGGTGCTTTTGCCGCGGCGAGTGAACAAATGATGCTTCAGCTCGATGAGCAGCATAAACGAGATGAGCAGCTTCGTGATTATTTTCTTGAGCAGATAAAAAAACGTCAGCTGCCTGTCCGTACGCTTCAGGACAATAACAATTACCGCATGCTGCCTCATATTATTGGTTGTTTTTTTGAAGGGTTTGAAGGACAATATGTAATGTTAGCATGTAACCGGCATGGGATTTGTATATCAACTGGAAGCGCATGTGCTTCTGGTTACCATCACCCTTCCCCTGCTGTGAAGGCATTGCATGTATCAGATCGTGATGCCCTTCAGTTCATTCGAATATCATTTGGACGACGGTCATCAACAGATGACATCGATCAGCTTTTGCATACATTTGAGAACTTGCAAAAGGAGAAGAAAGGAGCATAA
- a CDS encoding transcription repressor NadR translates to MEQERKLIGEERRKAILQWLKETDTPLTGSFLAKKAAVSRQVIVQDISLLKAKNEPIIATSQGYVYMAPLHAPETEIEQIIACKHDPLRTEEELTLIVDFGVTVKDVIIEHPVYGELTASIRVSTRKQVADFVHHISNTGASYLSELTDGVHLHTLTSYSQKQLDQAIQALDDAGFLIKD, encoded by the coding sequence GTGGAGCAAGAGAGGAAGCTCATTGGCGAAGAAAGAAGAAAGGCCATATTACAGTGGCTGAAAGAAACAGATACACCGCTCACTGGAAGCTTTTTAGCTAAAAAGGCCGCTGTATCACGACAAGTCATTGTACAAGATATATCATTATTAAAAGCAAAAAACGAACCCATTATCGCCACAAGCCAAGGCTATGTGTATATGGCGCCGCTTCATGCGCCAGAAACTGAAATTGAACAAATCATCGCCTGCAAACATGATCCTCTTCGTACAGAAGAAGAACTGACATTGATTGTAGACTTTGGTGTGACGGTGAAAGACGTGATCATAGAACACCCCGTTTACGGAGAGCTGACTGCCTCCATTCGCGTCAGCACACGTAAACAAGTAGCTGACTTCGTTCATCACATTTCTAACACTGGCGCCTCCTACTTGTCAGAGCTAACAGATGGCGTACACTTACATACACTCACTTCCTACAGCCAAAAGCAGCTTGATCAAGCCATTCAAGCGCTAGATGACGCTGGATTTTTGATTAAAGACTAA
- the pheA gene encoding prephenate dehydratase, with protein MKQLTVGYFGPEATFTHLAVCSCFPKDAVQRAYATIPQCMDAVSKGEVDLAVVPLENALEGSVNLTIDYLIHEEALSIVGEMTAPIRQHLLVHPSRAESWETLDVIQSHPHAIAQCHQFLKKHYPHIPHRPVESTGYAAKYISEHPDEAVGAIANEIAAKTYGLTIAKKDIHDYPHNHTRFVILHKDPKASFPMNSGFSSKPKTTIVVSLPKDDQSGALHRVLSAFSWRNLNLSKIESRPTKTGLGHYLFIIDIEKEMDDVLVPGAIQELEAIGCEVKLLGSYQTYELTNEK; from the coding sequence ATGAAGCAATTAACTGTAGGTTATTTTGGACCAGAGGCAACATTTACTCATTTGGCCGTATGCTCTTGCTTTCCTAAAGATGCAGTGCAGCGGGCCTATGCAACGATCCCGCAATGTATGGATGCTGTTTCAAAGGGCGAAGTAGATTTGGCAGTCGTTCCGCTTGAAAATGCACTCGAAGGATCTGTGAACTTAACGATTGATTATTTAATTCATGAAGAAGCACTATCCATTGTTGGTGAAATGACAGCACCGATTCGGCAGCATTTACTTGTCCATCCATCGAGGGCGGAGAGCTGGGAAACATTAGATGTGATTCAGTCACATCCGCATGCAATTGCCCAGTGTCATCAATTTTTGAAAAAGCACTACCCTCATATTCCGCATCGCCCAGTGGAATCAACAGGCTATGCAGCGAAATACATCAGTGAGCATCCAGATGAAGCTGTTGGTGCGATTGCCAATGAAATTGCTGCAAAAACGTACGGATTGACCATTGCGAAAAAAGACATTCATGATTATCCGCACAATCACACACGTTTTGTTATTTTACATAAAGATCCTAAGGCGTCGTTTCCGATGAATTCTGGTTTTTCTTCAAAGCCAAAAACGACCATTGTTGTCAGTCTGCCAAAGGATGACCAATCAGGCGCTTTACATCGCGTGCTATCTGCTTTTTCCTGGCGAAATCTGAACTTGTCAAAAATTGAATCTCGCCCGACCAAAACAGGTCTTGGACATTATTTATTTATCATTGATATCGAAAAAGAAATGGATGATGTGCTTGTCCCTGGCGCGATTCAAGAATTAGAAGCCATTGGCTGTGAGGTCAAGCTGCTCGGCAGCTACCAAACATATGAATTAACGAATGAAAAATAG
- a CDS encoding ACT domain-containing protein: MKEETFYLVREDVLPDAMRKTLEVKKLLDRKKADSVADAVQQADLSRSAFYKYRDAVFPFYTMVKEQIITLFFHLEDRSGALSRLLQIVADSGCNVLSIHQTIPLQGRANVTLSISTAGMADDINTVMNQLRKLEFVEKVEILGSGA, encoded by the coding sequence GTGAAAGAAGAAACGTTCTATTTAGTAAGAGAGGATGTCCTTCCAGATGCGATGCGAAAAACGCTTGAAGTCAAAAAGCTTCTCGATCGCAAAAAAGCGGATTCAGTTGCCGATGCTGTTCAACAAGCGGATTTAAGCCGCAGTGCTTTTTATAAATACAGAGATGCTGTTTTCCCATTTTATACGATGGTGAAAGAGCAGATCATCACATTGTTTTTCCACCTTGAGGATCGGTCTGGGGCTCTGTCAAGGCTGCTTCAAATTGTGGCGGACTCTGGCTGTAATGTGTTATCCATTCACCAAACCATTCCGCTGCAAGGAAGAGCGAATGTCACACTATCGATCAGTACGGCTGGCATGGCAGATGATATTAATACCGTCATGAATCAATTAAGAAAACTTGAATTTGTCGAAAAAGTTGAAATTCTAGGTTCTGGAGCGTAA
- the obgE gene encoding GTPase ObgE — translation MFVDQVKVYVKGGDGGNGMVAFRREKYVPKGGPAGGDGGNGADVVFEVDEGLRTLMDFRYKRHFKADRGEHGMSKNQHGRNAEEMVVKVPPGTVVTDAETEQVLADLTEHGQRAVIAKGGRGGRGNSRFATPANPAPQLSENGEPGKERDVILELKVLADVGLVGFPSVGKSTLLSIVSSAKPKIADYHFTTLVPNLGVVETDDNRSFVMADLPGLIEGAHEGVGLGHQFLRHIERTRVIVHVIDMSGLEGRDPYEDYVTINEELEQYNMRLTERPQIIVANKMDMPDAADNLAAFKEKLTDDYKVFPISAITREGLRELLFEIANQLETTPEFPLYNEEELSDNRVMYKFDEGDAPFEISRDPDGTFVLTGKALERLFKMTDFSRDESVKRFSRQLRGMGVDDALRERGAKDGDIIRLLEFEFEFID, via the coding sequence ATGTTTGTAGATCAGGTTAAAGTGTATGTTAAAGGCGGTGACGGCGGAAACGGTATGGTGGCGTTCCGTCGTGAAAAATATGTGCCAAAAGGCGGCCCAGCAGGCGGCGACGGCGGAAACGGTGCAGATGTTGTATTTGAAGTGGACGAAGGCCTTAGAACATTGATGGACTTTCGTTATAAGCGCCATTTCAAGGCTGATCGCGGCGAGCACGGGATGAGTAAAAACCAGCATGGACGAAATGCTGAAGAAATGGTCGTCAAAGTTCCACCGGGTACGGTTGTCACAGATGCAGAGACGGAACAAGTACTAGCTGACTTAACAGAGCATGGGCAGCGTGCAGTGATTGCAAAAGGCGGACGAGGCGGACGTGGAAATTCACGTTTCGCAACACCGGCAAACCCTGCACCACAGCTTTCTGAAAACGGTGAGCCAGGTAAAGAACGTGACGTCATCTTAGAATTAAAAGTGCTTGCGGATGTTGGACTCGTTGGTTTCCCAAGTGTCGGGAAGTCGACGCTGCTTTCGATTGTCTCTTCGGCTAAACCGAAAATTGCAGATTATCATTTTACAACGCTTGTGCCGAACCTAGGAGTTGTCGAAACAGACGATAACCGAAGCTTTGTTATGGCGGATCTGCCAGGACTTATCGAAGGAGCGCACGAAGGTGTTGGCTTAGGTCATCAATTTTTACGTCATATTGAGCGTACACGTGTGATTGTCCATGTCATTGATATGTCTGGACTTGAAGGGCGTGACCCATACGAAGACTACGTGACAATTAATGAAGAGCTTGAGCAATACAATATGAGATTGACAGAGCGTCCGCAAATCATTGTGGCCAACAAAATGGACATGCCAGATGCAGCTGACAATCTAGCCGCATTTAAAGAAAAACTAACAGATGACTATAAAGTGTTCCCAATTAGTGCGATCACAAGAGAAGGGCTTCGTGAGCTCTTATTTGAAATCGCCAATCAGCTTGAAACGACACCAGAATTCCCACTCTATAATGAAGAAGAGCTGTCTGATAACCGTGTGATGTACAAGTTTGATGAGGGAGATGCACCATTTGAGATCTCGAGAGATCCTGATGGTACGTTTGTCTTAACTGGTAAAGCACTTGAGCGACTGTTTAAGATGACAGATTTCTCAAGAGATGAATCCGTTAAACGATTCTCCAGACAGCTGCGCGGAATGGGTGTCGATGATGCCTTACGTGAGCGCGGTGCAAAAGACGGCGACATCATTCGTCTGCTTGAATTTGAATTTGAATTTATTGATTGA
- a CDS encoding sporulation initiation phosphotransferase B: MEEISSKQNEKLTHVALTNELIYLLSRSRHDWMNKLQLIKGNLTLEKYDRVFEIIEEMVIEAQHESKLSNLKIPQLAYYFLTFNWESHFITLEYEVLGEARDLSAYESQLLTVSRELFSIFDQSVCQKTENHLTVTFQTDHEENDVILYFDFKGKLTSLDALNAFHDANYPCMSIMQFHVTSHESMIELCLRQERDM, from the coding sequence ATGGAAGAGATATCAAGTAAACAAAATGAAAAATTAACTCACGTTGCATTAACAAATGAATTGATCTATCTGCTCAGTCGTTCAAGACATGACTGGATGAATAAATTGCAGCTGATTAAAGGCAACTTGACATTAGAAAAATATGACCGAGTGTTTGAAATTATAGAAGAAATGGTCATTGAAGCACAGCATGAATCAAAACTCTCAAATTTAAAAATTCCCCAATTGGCCTATTACTTTCTAACATTTAATTGGGAGTCGCATTTTATCACCCTAGAATATGAAGTGCTTGGTGAAGCCCGAGACTTATCAGCATATGAATCGCAGCTGCTAACGGTATCACGGGAGTTGTTTTCGATATTCGATCAATCAGTTTGCCAAAAAACTGAAAATCATTTAACGGTCACGTTCCAAACAGATCATGAAGAGAATGATGTGATCTTATATTTTGATTTCAAAGGAAAATTAACAAGTTTGGATGCGTTAAATGCGTTTCATGACGCAAACTATCCATGTATGAGTATAATGCAATTTCATGTGACGTCTCATGAGTCCATGATTGAGCTTTGTTTGAGGCAAGAACGAGATATGTGA
- the rpmA gene encoding 50S ribosomal protein L27 produces MLRLDLQFFASKKGVGSTKNGRDSESKRLGAKRADGQFVTGGSILYRQRGTKIYPGENVGRGGDDTLFAKIDGTVKFERFGRDRKKVSVYPAAQ; encoded by the coding sequence ATGCTTAGATTAGATCTTCAATTTTTCGCATCTAAAAAAGGGGTAGGTTCTACAAAGAACGGACGTGACTCTGAGTCTAAACGTTTAGGCGCTAAACGTGCTGATGGTCAATTCGTAACTGGTGGTTCTATCCTTTATCGTCAACGTGGAACGAAAATCTATCCAGGTGAAAACGTTGGACGCGGAGGCGACGACACTCTTTTCGCTAAAATCGACGGAACTGTTAAATTCGAACGTTTCGGTCGTGACCGTAAAAAAGTGAGCGTATATCCTGCGGCACAATAA
- a CDS encoding ribosomal-processing cysteine protease Prp → MIKATITRSAADESITSFRMTGHAEFAEKGQDLVCAGVSAVVFGSVNSIIALTGIDPLLDIGEEGGYFTFELPADTDPVSFEKAQLLLEGMVVSLETIERDYHDYVRISTKK, encoded by the coding sequence ATGATCAAAGCAACCATTACTCGGTCAGCGGCAGATGAAAGCATTACGTCTTTTCGGATGACTGGACATGCCGAGTTTGCTGAAAAAGGTCAGGATCTCGTTTGTGCAGGTGTATCTGCTGTTGTTTTCGGCTCAGTCAATTCAATTATTGCACTGACAGGAATCGATCCACTGCTTGATATTGGAGAAGAAGGCGGCTATTTCACTTTTGAATTACCGGCTGATACAGATCCAGTATCCTTTGAAAAAGCCCAGCTGCTTTTAGAAGGCATGGTCGTTTCCTTAGAGACAATCGAACGAGATTATCACGATTATGTGAGAATATCAACAAAAAAATAG
- the rplU gene encoding 50S ribosomal protein L21, protein MYAIIETGGKQVKVEEGQTVYVEKLAAEAGETVTFENVLFVGGDTVKVGNPSVAGATVTAKVEKQGRGKKITVFKYKPKKNNHKKQGHRQPYTKVVIEKINA, encoded by the coding sequence ATGTACGCAATTATCGAAACTGGTGGTAAACAAGTTAAAGTTGAAGAAGGTCAAACTGTTTATGTTGAAAAACTAGCTGCTGAAGCAGGTGAAACAGTTACTTTTGAAAACGTATTGTTTGTCGGCGGAGACACTGTCAAAGTGGGTAACCCTTCAGTTGCTGGAGCAACAGTAACGGCTAAAGTTGAAAAACAAGGTCGCGGTAAGAAAATTACTGTGTTCAAGTACAAACCGAAGAAAAACAACCACAAAAAACAAGGTCATCGTCAACCTTACACTAAAGTTGTTATCGAAAAAATCAACGCTTAA
- a CDS encoding M50 family metallopeptidase yields MNRWLVMLTKIHIHPLLWIVMAFAILSGQIKPLLCLLIIVCVHELGHAAAACYYHWRIRRIFLLPFGGAVEVEEHGNRPLKEELAVILCGPLQHVPLQLMAWLLMEASLISHDVFTMFTFYNMAIFLINLLPIWPLDGGKLFFLLLSAFYPFQRAHALAIKGSLVFFSLLTAGLLCFAPLQFNGWVLLTFLAYSLVMEHRQRHYVTVRFLLERYYGKKEQKIEKLIPLRASAEEKVYEVLARFQKGCKHPIIIERDGVKMSQLDENELLHAYFSDRRTTSSMEELLLPY; encoded by the coding sequence TTGAATAGATGGCTGGTCATGCTGACGAAAATTCACATTCACCCGCTTCTTTGGATTGTGATGGCGTTTGCGATTCTTTCAGGTCAAATTAAGCCGCTGCTTTGTCTGCTCATTATCGTCTGTGTCCATGAGCTTGGACATGCAGCGGCTGCTTGCTATTATCATTGGCGCATTCGGCGGATTTTTTTACTGCCATTTGGCGGAGCGGTAGAAGTAGAAGAACATGGGAACCGCCCGCTAAAAGAAGAGCTGGCGGTCATTTTATGCGGACCGCTTCAGCATGTGCCGCTCCAGCTCATGGCATGGCTTCTCATGGAAGCTTCTCTTATCTCGCACGACGTCTTTACGATGTTTACCTTTTATAATATGGCCATTTTTCTTATAAACCTTTTGCCCATTTGGCCGCTTGATGGCGGAAAATTATTCTTTTTGCTCTTATCTGCTTTTTACCCTTTCCAACGTGCACATGCCCTCGCGATAAAAGGCTCCCTAGTCTTTTTTAGTCTTTTGACAGCAGGGTTACTCTGTTTTGCTCCGCTGCAATTCAATGGCTGGGTGCTGCTCACATTTTTAGCTTATTCACTTGTGATGGAACACCGGCAGCGGCATTACGTCACGGTCCGCTTTTTACTAGAACGGTATTACGGTAAAAAAGAGCAAAAGATAGAGAAACTCATTCCGCTTAGAGCAAGTGCTGAAGAAAAAGTATACGAAGTGCTGGCTCGATTTCAAAAGGGCTGTAAGCACCCGATTATTATCGAAAGGGATGGCGTGAAAATGAGTCAGCTTGATGAAAATGAACTGCTTCATGCTTATTTTTCAGACCGAAGAACCACCTCTTCAATGGAAGAGCTTCTTTTACCGTACTAA